A region from the Onychomys torridus chromosome 22, mOncTor1.1, whole genome shotgun sequence genome encodes:
- the Gigyf1 gene encoding LOW QUALITY PROTEIN: GRB10-interacting GYF protein 1 (The sequence of the model RefSeq protein was modified relative to this genomic sequence to represent the inferred CDS: deleted 1 base in 1 codon), which translates to MAAETLNFGPEWLRALSSGGSVASPPPSPAMPKYKLADYRYGREEMLALYVKENKVPEELQDKEFAAVLQEEPLQPLALEPLTEEEQRNFSLSVNSVAVLRLTGKGTGPPLAATSRGRGSTRSRGRGRGDSCFYQRSIEEGEGAFGRNPREIQRSQSWDDRGERRFEKSARRDGARSGFEEGGAGPRKEHARSDSENWRSLREEQEEDGSWRLGAGPRRDGDRWRSTSPDGGPRSAGWREHGERRRKFDFDLRGERGGCGEEDGRVGGGSSHLRRCRGLDGFEDDKDGLPEWCLDDEDEEMGTFDASGAFLPLKKGPKEPIPEEQELDFQGLEEEEEEPSEGVDEEGPEAGGKEVTPLPPPEKSSSPSALPALGPLWTTQEDGDEAMEKELPPAEGDEMGGLSLSPGVGSPPGPAGDLEDEEGLKHLQQEAEKLVASLQESSLEEEQFTAAMQTQGLRHSTAATALPLSHGAARKWFYKDPQGEIQGPFTTQEMAEWFQAGYFSMSLLVKRGCDEGFQPLGEVIKMWGRVPFAPGPSPPPLLGNMDQERLKKQQELAAAAALYQQLQQQHFLQLAGSRQLPQCTLREKAAMGDLTPPQQQQQQQQQQQLTTFLQQLQALKTPRGGDQNLLPTMSRSLSVPDSGPLWDLHTSASSQSGGEASLWDIPINSSTQGPILEQLQLQHKFQERREVELRAKREEEERKRREEKRRQQQQQQQQEQKRRQEEEELFRRKQVRQQELLLKLLQQQQATSVPVPPAPSSPPPLWAGLAKQGLSMKTLLELQMESERQLHKQSAPREPLRAQAPNHRVQLGGLGTAPLNQWVSEAGPLWGGPDKSGGSSSGSLGLWEDTLKSGGSLARSLGLKNSRSSPSLSDSYSHLSGRPVRKKTEEEEKLLKLLQGIPRPQDGFTQWCEQMLHTLSTTGSLDVPMAVAILKEVESPYDVHDYIRSCLGDTLEAKEFAKQFLERRAKQKASQQRQQQQQEAWLSGSSLQTAFQANHSTKLGPGEGSKAKRRALMLHSDPSILGYSLHGPSGEIESVDDY; encoded by the exons ATGGCAGCGGAGACACTCAACTTTGGGCCTGAGTG GCTGAGGGCCCTTTCGAGTGGTGGCAGTGTGGCCTCTCCACCTCCATCCCCTGCCATGCCCAAATACAAGCTGGCGGATTACCGCTACGGGCGAGAGGAGATGCTGGCCCTCTATGTCAAGGAGAACAAG GTCCCCGAGGAGCTGCAGGACAAGGAGTTTGCTGCAGTGTTGCAGGAGGAGCCGTTGCAACCTCTGGCCCTGGAACCTCTGACTGAGGAGGAGCAG AGAAACTTCTCCCTGTCAGTGAACAGTGTGGCTGTGCTGAGGCTGACGGGGAAAGGGACGGGGCCCCCTCTGGCTGCCACCTCCCGTGGCAGGGGCAGCACGCGGAGCCGAG GCCGTGGCCGTGGGGACAGCTGCTTTTACCAAAGAAGCATTGAGGAAGGCGAAGGAGCCTTCGGACGCAATCCCCGGGAGATCCAGCGAAGccagagctgggatgacag GGGTGAGAGGCGCTTTGAGAAGTCTGCAAGGAGGGATGGAG CACGATCTGGGTTCgaggagggaggggctggccCGAGGAAGGAGCACGCACGCTCGGACAGTGAGAACTGGCGCTCACTgcgggaggagcaggaggaggatggCAGCTGGAGGCTCGGGGCAGGACCCCGAAGGGACGGTGATCGCTGGCGCTCCACCAGCCCTG ATGGTGGTCCCCGCTCTGCTGGCTGGCGGGAGCATGGGGAGCGGAGGCGCAAGTTTGATTTTGACTTACGAGGGGAACGAGGAGGGTGTGGTGAAGAAGACGGGCGGGTTGGGGGAGGCAGCTCCCACCTCCGGCGATGCCGGGGGCTTGATGGGTTTGAAGATGACAAGGATGGGCTCCCTGAGTGGTGCCTGGATGATGAAGATGAGGAGATGGGCACTTTTGATGCCTCTGGGGCCTTCCTGCCTCTTAAG AAGGGCCCCAAGGAACCTATTCCCGAGGAGCAAGAGCTTGATTTCCAGggcctggaggaagaggaggaggagccttcAGAAGGGGTAGATGAAGAGGGGCCTGAGGCAG GTGGGAAGGAGGTGACCCCGCTGCCTCCTCCAGAGAAGTCTAGCTCCCCATCTGCACTGCCTGCCTTGGGCCCTCTCTGGACAACGCAGGAGGATGGTGATGAAGCAATGGAGAAGGAGCTTCCGCCAGCTGAAG GAGACGAGATGGGGGGACTGTCACTGAGCCCTGGAGTCGGCTCACCTCCTGGCCCAGCTGGAGATCTCGAAGATGAAGAAGGCTTGAAGCACCTGCAGCAG GAGGCGGAGAAGCTGGTGGCCTCCCTGCAGGAAAGCTCCCTGGAGGAGGAGCAGTTTACGGCTGCCATGCAGACCCAGGGCCTTCGCCACTCCACAGCCGCCACTGCCCTTCCCCTCAGCCATGGCGCTGCCCGG AAGTGGTTCTACAAGGACCCACAGGGGGAAATCCAAG GCCCTTTCACCACCcaggagatggctgagtggttccAGGCCGGCTATTTCTCCATGTCACTCCTAGTGAAGCGAGGCTGTGATGAGGGTTTCCAGCCTCTGGGAGAGGTGATCAAGATGTGGGGCCGCGTGCCCTTTGCCCCCGGGCCCTCGCCACCCCCGCTGCTG GGGAACATGGATCAGGAGCGGCTGAAGAAGCAGCAGGAGCTGGCCGCCGCTGCGGCCCTCtaccagcagctgcagcagcagcacttCCTGCAGCTGGCTGGCAG CCGCCAGCTCCCGCAGTGCACACTCCGGGAAAAGGCAGCTATGGGGGACCTGACGccgccgcagcagcagcagcagcagcagcagcagcagcagctcacaacGTTCCTGCAGCAGCTCCAGGCTCTCAAAAcccccag GGGTGGGGACCAGAACCTGCTCCCGACGATGAGCCGGTCCTTGTCGGTGCCAGATTCAGGCCCCCTCTGGGACTTACATACCTCAGCTTCATCACAGTCAG GTGGTGAGGCCAGTCTTTGGGACATACCAATTAACTCTTCGACTCAGGGTCCAATTCTAGAACAGCTCCAGCTGCAGCATAAA TTTCAAGAGCGCAGAGAAGTGGAGCTCAGGGCGaagcgggaggaggaggagcgcaAACGCCGTGAGGAGAAGCGccgccagcagcagcagcagcagcagcaggagcagaagcggcggcaggaggaggaggagctcttCCGGCGCAAGCAG GTGCGGCAGCAGGAACTGCTGCTGAAGCTGCTACAGCAGCAGCAGGCCACCAGTGTCCCTGTGCCCCCTGCACCCAGCTCCCCGCCCCCACTCTGGGCTGGCCTTGCCAAGCAGGGTCTGTCCATGAAGACTCTGCTGGAGCTGCAGATGGAGAGCGAGCGGCAGCTGCACAAGCAGTCTGCACCCCGGGAGCCTCTGCGGGCCCAGGCCCCCAACCACCGAGTG CAGCTTGGGGGCTTGGGCACTGCCCCTCTGAACCAGTGGGTGTCTGAGGCTGGGCCACTGTGGGGCGGGCCAGACAAGAGTGggggcagcagcagtggcagcctGGGACTCTGGGAAGACACCCTCAAGAGTGGCGGGAGCCTGGCCCGAAGCTTGGGCCTAAAGAATAGTCGGAGCAGCCCGTCTCTCAG TGACTCGTACAGCCACCTGTCAGGTCGTCCTGTTCGCaaaaagacagaagaggaagagaagttgCTGAAGCTACTCCAGGGCATCCCTCGGCCCCAGGACGGCTTCACCCAGTGGTGTGAGCAGATGTTACACACCCTGAGCACCACAGGCAGCCTGGATG TGCCCATGGCTGTAGCGATCCTCAAGGAGGTGGAGTCCCCCTATGATGTCCATGACTATATCCGTTCCTGCCTGGGGGACACGCTGGAAGCCAAAGAATTTGCCAAACAATTCCTGGAGCGGAGGGCCAAGCAGAAAGCCAGCCaacagcggcagcagcagcagcag